A single region of the Streptomyces sp. NBC_00425 genome encodes:
- a CDS encoding BTAD domain-containing putative transcriptional regulator, with translation MEVEFTVLGSVEARVDGRIVDLGHARQRCVLAVLLVDANQVVSVDQLVDRVWADRPPQRARNTLYGYVSRLRQALAVAEGVDVVRRSGGYVLDVEATAVDLHRFHDLVTRARAAARNLQDEQAAALFGQALGLWRGHAFAGLDTPWINDLRDAVDRERIAAELDHTDVRLRRGHHSGLLGELSARIERHPLDERLAGQFILALYRSGRPADALSQYRRIRLLLAEELGCDPSVPLRRLHQQILTTDPALNVPPAGHATGSAPTVVARQLPAPHPGPTARFDTVLPGPHTPQRPRTGSRLIGRAAELAVLDGAVEDALAGVPGVVEVVGEPGIGKTRLLGELDERARQRGFVSLAGRSVEFDRAPYGAFVDALDDHLGNLDSRRLRQDGSPSGALALLSTVFPALSDRLPTGPDPVTVERYWFHRAVRTLLETISADGGLVLSLDDLQWTDDGTAELIDHLVRHPPRTPLLLALAYRPRQAPPRLAAALARAGTERRVARVELGPLSPAEGAELCGARTDHWRFQRLYEASGGNPFYLEALTRSVGSQSPSAVPAPVAGDLPESVRAALLEELGGLSATARVCTQAAAVLGDSFEADMVAVVAQTGETQALAALDEAAERDLVRQTGPTRQFHFRHPLVRAAVYQGAGAGWRIEAHARAAVGLALRGAPLTAQASHVQRSARVGDEHAVDVLVRAARQVMTIAPAAAAHWTHEALRLLGTQSRLRPELWIQQADALGMAGRLLESRDVLRTAASLLPAQARGQRARVTALRATMEWALGRYEEATALLLRELADHEGRLTPETAALELGVAVVALRTNDFSTAVDWGERALRSSERVGDPLQATAVRALLALAHTFAGDARATDYLDLVLEALDDTDDQQLAGQLDTLVMTGWTEMLHERYDAALGHLARGLDVSRRTGQSLVLADLFAASAYAYMWLGRLDEAEAYARDALEAASLVGSSEPRSLADVVSAAVVMWRGDFAEALKICEESLSLDGPALGAHRSAMVGMLGQTLLLNGDPEGCVRKVLEAGGGPHLYGFEAPVRPMWFRLLSVAQLALGDVTAAEGWADRAAAAAASDGPSGRRGFALLARAEVQLARQNPAAGPTACEAAAEFRAARMLLNEGMARLTAGTALSAFGRQTEGLAQLEQAKSLSVTCGALALSELADQEHHRIAVQPPPATTGT, from the coding sequence GTGGAGGTTGAGTTCACTGTCTTAGGCAGCGTCGAGGCGCGCGTGGACGGCCGAATCGTCGATCTGGGCCACGCCCGGCAGCGGTGCGTGCTGGCCGTGCTGCTCGTCGACGCCAACCAGGTGGTGTCGGTGGACCAGCTTGTCGACCGCGTCTGGGCTGACCGTCCTCCGCAGCGGGCCCGGAACACGCTCTACGGCTACGTCTCCCGTCTGCGGCAGGCTCTGGCCGTCGCCGAGGGGGTGGATGTCGTCCGGCGATCCGGTGGCTACGTCCTCGACGTCGAAGCGACGGCAGTGGACCTGCATCGTTTCCACGACCTCGTCACCCGGGCCCGGGCGGCCGCCCGGAACCTGCAGGACGAGCAGGCTGCGGCCCTGTTCGGGCAGGCACTCGGCCTCTGGCGAGGACACGCCTTCGCGGGTTTGGACACCCCTTGGATCAACGACCTGCGCGATGCCGTGGACCGGGAACGCATCGCTGCCGAACTCGACCACACCGACGTTCGGCTCCGCCGCGGTCACCACAGCGGACTGCTGGGCGAGTTGTCCGCCCGGATCGAGAGGCACCCGCTGGACGAACGGCTGGCCGGCCAGTTCATCCTTGCCCTGTATCGCTCCGGCCGCCCGGCCGACGCCCTCAGCCAGTACCGGCGAATCCGGCTGCTACTGGCCGAAGAACTCGGCTGTGATCCCAGCGTCCCGTTGCGGCGACTGCACCAACAGATCCTCACCACAGACCCCGCGTTGAACGTCCCACCCGCCGGGCACGCCACGGGCTCTGCACCCACCGTCGTGGCGCGCCAGTTACCCGCACCTCACCCGGGGCCCACGGCACGGTTCGACACTGTCCTGCCCGGTCCGCACACACCGCAGCGCCCCAGGACGGGGAGCCGCCTGATCGGCCGGGCAGCGGAGTTGGCGGTTCTCGACGGGGCGGTCGAGGATGCCCTTGCCGGTGTGCCAGGGGTGGTCGAGGTGGTCGGGGAACCGGGTATCGGCAAGACTCGGCTGCTCGGCGAACTGGATGAGCGGGCGAGACAGCGCGGGTTCGTGTCCCTGGCCGGCCGCAGCGTGGAGTTCGACCGGGCTCCATATGGTGCGTTCGTGGACGCCTTGGACGACCACCTCGGCAACCTTGACTCTCGAAGGCTCCGGCAGGATGGCTCACCGTCGGGCGCGTTGGCCCTGTTGAGCACCGTCTTCCCAGCGCTCAGCGACCGTCTCCCGACCGGGCCAGATCCGGTGACGGTCGAACGGTACTGGTTCCACCGGGCAGTACGGACGTTGCTGGAGACGATCAGTGCCGACGGCGGGCTCGTGCTCAGCCTGGACGACCTGCAGTGGACGGACGACGGTACAGCCGAGCTGATCGACCATCTGGTAAGGCACCCGCCGAGGACACCACTGCTGCTCGCCCTCGCCTACCGGCCCCGGCAGGCCCCGCCGCGGCTGGCCGCAGCGCTGGCCCGGGCGGGTACGGAGCGAAGAGTGGCCAGGGTCGAGCTGGGTCCGCTGTCTCCGGCCGAGGGAGCGGAGCTGTGCGGGGCCAGGACGGATCACTGGCGTTTCCAACGGCTGTACGAGGCCAGTGGCGGCAACCCCTTCTACCTGGAGGCGCTGACCCGGAGCGTCGGCAGTCAAAGCCCGTCGGCGGTCCCGGCCCCTGTCGCCGGCGACCTGCCAGAGTCGGTGCGCGCCGCACTGCTGGAAGAACTGGGAGGTCTGTCGGCCACTGCGAGGGTCTGTACACAGGCGGCCGCGGTGCTCGGCGACTCCTTCGAAGCCGACATGGTGGCAGTCGTGGCCCAGACCGGTGAGACGCAGGCCCTTGCCGCTCTGGACGAGGCCGCGGAGAGGGATCTCGTACGCCAGACCGGCCCCACGCGTCAGTTCCACTTCCGCCATCCGCTGGTGCGGGCAGCGGTGTACCAGGGAGCGGGCGCCGGTTGGCGGATCGAGGCGCATGCCCGGGCCGCGGTCGGCCTGGCACTGCGCGGCGCACCGCTGACCGCCCAGGCGTCGCACGTTCAGCGTTCGGCGCGCGTAGGGGACGAACACGCCGTCGACGTACTTGTACGGGCCGCCCGTCAGGTGATGACGATCGCACCGGCCGCCGCCGCGCACTGGACGCATGAAGCCCTGCGGTTGCTGGGCACACAGAGTCGGCTACGGCCCGAACTGTGGATCCAGCAGGCCGATGCGCTGGGCATGGCGGGACGTCTGCTGGAAAGCCGTGACGTCCTACGCACGGCCGCCTCTCTCCTCCCCGCGCAGGCCCGGGGTCAACGGGCCCGAGTGACTGCCCTACGGGCCACCATGGAGTGGGCGCTCGGCCGGTACGAAGAGGCCACGGCTCTGCTGCTTCGGGAGTTGGCCGATCACGAGGGCCGGCTGACCCCGGAGACCGCCGCTCTGGAGTTGGGGGTCGCAGTGGTTGCGCTCCGTACGAACGACTTCTCCACCGCCGTCGACTGGGGCGAGCGGGCGTTGCGCTCCTCGGAACGCGTCGGCGACCCGCTGCAGGCCACCGCGGTCCGCGCTCTGCTGGCACTGGCGCATACCTTCGCCGGCGACGCCCGGGCGACCGACTACCTCGACCTGGTGTTGGAAGCCCTCGACGACACCGACGACCAGCAGCTGGCCGGCCAGCTGGACACCCTCGTCATGACGGGCTGGACGGAGATGCTCCACGAACGGTACGACGCCGCACTGGGTCATCTCGCCAGAGGGCTGGACGTGTCACGCCGCACCGGCCAGAGCCTCGTGCTCGCGGACCTGTTCGCAGCCTCCGCCTACGCCTACATGTGGCTCGGGCGGCTGGACGAGGCGGAGGCGTATGCGCGCGACGCGCTGGAGGCGGCCTCACTCGTCGGCAGCAGCGAGCCGCGCTCGCTGGCCGACGTGGTGAGCGCGGCGGTCGTGATGTGGCGCGGAGACTTCGCCGAGGCACTGAAGATCTGTGAGGAGTCGCTGTCGCTGGACGGCCCTGCGCTGGGCGCGCACCGGTCGGCGATGGTCGGGATGCTCGGGCAGACGCTGCTGCTCAACGGCGATCCGGAGGGCTGCGTCAGAAAGGTGCTCGAAGCGGGCGGCGGCCCGCACCTCTACGGGTTCGAAGCCCCGGTCCGCCCTATGTGGTTCCGGCTGCTGTCCGTCGCCCAACTGGCTCTGGGTGACGTGACGGCTGCCGAAGGGTGGGCGGACCGCGCTGCCGCTGCCGCAGCCTCTGACGGGCCGTCCGGTCGACGCGGTTTCGCATTGCTGGCCCGCGCCGAGGTACAACTTGCCCGGCAGAATCCGGCAGCGGGCCCCACCGCGTGCGAGGCTGCTGCCGAGTTCCGTGCGGCTCGCATGCTCCTCAACGAGGGCATGGCCCGGCTGACAGCCGGTACCGCGCTCTCTGCCTTCGGCCGCCAGACCGAAGGGCTCGCCCAGTTGGAACAGGCCAAATCCCTGTCCGTCACCTGCGGAGCCCTTGCCCTGTCCGAGCTGGCCGATCAGGAGCACCACCGAATCGCCGTCCAACCCCCGCCTGCGACGACCGGGACGTAA
- a CDS encoding phosphotransferase family protein: MNLSHLGAPVGPMIRIHGGFANRMYRLDTDQGSFAVKEMNLVDRRWTYRIEDVFRFERAAFAAGIPMPEPISAGHHTLVHRWVEGVKVPEAPVSAAYAFEIGEILARIHALDVAWTPVPIEDPTSRDWPELAARAAATGQPWADRLASHVETFLAIAHFVDTCERPGPVVLTHRDIQPWNLLAREGRPVVLDWELSGMLDLSGELGSTALSLAKGPGFDDIKPAIFRSVLDGYVAGGGALPPSGPSWFVFMIGGWLGHTRWNILRCLAGVEASTGPDLALSHESVCNGVRGLPDLFGRLPDLEALTA, translated from the coding sequence GTGAACCTTTCGCATCTCGGCGCGCCGGTCGGGCCGATGATCCGCATCCATGGCGGGTTCGCCAACCGGATGTACCGACTCGACACCGACCAGGGGTCGTTCGCGGTGAAGGAGATGAACCTCGTCGACCGCCGCTGGACCTATCGCATCGAGGACGTGTTCAGGTTCGAGCGGGCGGCCTTCGCCGCCGGGATTCCGATGCCGGAGCCGATCTCGGCCGGCCACCACACACTCGTTCACCGATGGGTCGAAGGCGTGAAGGTGCCCGAAGCACCGGTGTCGGCGGCGTACGCGTTCGAGATCGGTGAGATCCTCGCGCGCATCCACGCGCTCGACGTCGCGTGGACGCCTGTGCCGATCGAGGACCCGACGTCGCGCGACTGGCCCGAGCTCGCCGCGCGGGCGGCGGCGACCGGTCAGCCGTGGGCCGACCGACTCGCTTCTCACGTCGAGACGTTCCTCGCGATCGCCCACTTCGTCGACACCTGCGAACGGCCGGGCCCCGTCGTGCTGACCCACAGGGACATCCAACCGTGGAACCTGCTCGCTCGAGAGGGTCGGCCGGTGGTGCTCGACTGGGAGCTCTCGGGGATGCTCGACCTGTCCGGCGAACTCGGCTCGACCGCGCTGAGCCTCGCGAAGGGACCTGGCTTCGACGACATCAAGCCCGCGATTTTCCGCTCGGTCCTCGACGGCTATGTCGCAGGAGGCGGAGCGCTGCCCCCGTCAGGACCGAGCTGGTTCGTGTTCATGATCGGCGGCTGGCTGGGGCACACCAGGTGGAACATCCTCCGGTGCCTCGCCGGTGTCGAGGCGAGCACCGGCCCTGACCTCGCGCTGTCGCACGAGTCCGTATGCAACGGGGTGCGTGGCCTCCCCGACCTGTTCGGCCGACTTCCGGACCTCGAGGCGCTGACGGCGTGA
- a CDS encoding MFS transporter: protein MKSAGTTPATPEPPDGPAEGLSAWRFVLVFGGVSLLMDFVYEGARSVTGPLLAHLGASAAVVGVVTGAGEAAALGLRLASGPLADRSRRFWAWTIAGYVLTAATVPVLGLTGVLWAACTLVIAERVGKAVRSPAKDTLLSHATAATGRGRGFAVHEAMDQVGALIGPLTVAGVLALTGGDYAPALGVLALPGVAAVALLFWLRARVPEPVGYETAVGVAAPEESDSPEEPGPAGSRERKLPRAFWAYAVFTAATLTGFATFGVLSYHLVVRHLVPTATVPVLYAAAMAADAVAALATGWLYDRFGARVLVVLPLLSAAVPALAFTDTVGVAVAGALVWGAAVGVQESTLRATVADLVPVGRRATAYGVFAGIMGAAALVGGALAGLLYDVSVPLLILVVIGIQAAALVLLWVTRAVRATSAR from the coding sequence GTGAAGTCCGCCGGCACCACGCCTGCCACGCCCGAACCGCCGGACGGGCCTGCCGAAGGGCTCTCGGCGTGGCGGTTCGTGCTGGTGTTCGGGGGCGTCAGCCTGCTGATGGACTTCGTCTACGAGGGCGCTCGTTCCGTCACCGGCCCACTGCTCGCTCACCTGGGTGCCTCGGCGGCCGTGGTCGGCGTGGTCACGGGGGCGGGCGAGGCCGCCGCGCTCGGACTGCGTCTGGCCTCGGGACCGCTGGCCGACCGCAGCCGCCGCTTCTGGGCATGGACGATCGCCGGATACGTGCTGACCGCGGCCACCGTCCCGGTGCTCGGTCTGACCGGCGTGCTGTGGGCGGCCTGCACCCTGGTGATCGCGGAACGCGTCGGCAAGGCCGTGCGTTCCCCGGCCAAGGACACCCTGCTCTCGCACGCCACCGCCGCCACCGGGCGGGGCCGCGGCTTCGCGGTCCACGAGGCGATGGACCAGGTCGGCGCGCTCATCGGCCCGCTCACGGTGGCCGGGGTACTCGCCCTGACGGGCGGCGACTACGCCCCGGCGCTAGGGGTGCTCGCGCTGCCGGGCGTGGCCGCCGTCGCGCTGCTGTTCTGGCTGCGTGCCAGGGTTCCCGAACCCGTGGGCTACGAGACAGCCGTCGGCGTGGCGGCGCCCGAGGAGTCGGACTCCCCCGAAGAGCCGGGACCTGCCGGGTCCCGGGAGAGGAAGCTGCCGCGGGCCTTCTGGGCCTACGCGGTCTTCACCGCCGCGACCCTGACTGGTTTCGCCACCTTCGGTGTGCTCTCCTACCACCTGGTCGTCCGGCACCTGGTGCCGACCGCGACGGTTCCGGTGCTGTACGCGGCGGCCATGGCGGCGGACGCGGTGGCGGCGCTGGCCACGGGCTGGCTGTACGACCGGTTCGGCGCCCGGGTCCTGGTCGTCCTGCCGCTGCTGTCCGCCGCCGTTCCGGCCCTGGCCTTCACCGACACGGTGGGGGTCGCCGTGGCGGGCGCGCTGGTGTGGGGCGCCGCCGTCGGGGTCCAGGAGTCCACGCTGCGTGCCACCGTCGCCGACCTCGTACCCGTGGGCCGCCGGGCCACCGCGTACGGCGTCTTCGCCGGAATCATGGGAGCGGCCGCGTTGGTCGGCGGCGCTTTGGCCGGGCTCCTGTACGACGTCTCCGTCCCGCTTCTGATCCTCGTCGTCATCGGCATCCAGGCTGCCGCGCTCGTTCTGCTGTGGGTCACCCGGGCCGTGCGCGCCACCTCTGCCCGCTGA